The following proteins come from a genomic window of Gimesia chilikensis:
- a CDS encoding APC family permease gives MAETENSKLGMFSTLSIGIGGMVGGGIFAVTGLTIEITRGAAPVAFLISGIVALLTSYSYLKLTLRFPGEGGTVEYLNRAFGSGILTGAANILLLMCYIVLVAIYAYAFGSYGASVFPADQNNFWQHTLVSGVIIGLCLLNIVSTELVIRSENFFNGVKMVLLAIFVVAGLLTPMDWTRLGPENYVSPVGLIAGAMLIFLNYEGFELIANASNDVANPKKTLPVAYLGGIFVVMVIYVLIVGVVVGHMSFAEVGKVSDRALSVAATRIAGTPGFIAILIAALLATSSAINATFYGTGRLTYIIAKTGELPTELERSIRGQHLEGTLISAFLALLVANFVPLEAIATMGSAGFLLIFLAVNLANVRLAKQTNSHVWLSGLAALSTAVALIVLCIKVDENPATRNHLWILVGMIVASLLIEFYYRSITGRKIHLIRHHKHHHSQ, from the coding sequence ATGGCCGAAACTGAAAATTCAAAGCTGGGAATGTTCTCGACCCTTTCCATCGGCATTGGAGGCATGGTGGGCGGAGGAATTTTTGCCGTTACCGGACTCACCATCGAGATCACACGGGGTGCCGCTCCCGTCGCCTTCCTGATCTCGGGCATCGTCGCCCTGCTCACCAGCTATTCGTATCTCAAATTAACATTGCGGTTTCCCGGCGAGGGCGGAACCGTTGAGTATCTCAACCGCGCCTTCGGCAGTGGTATCCTGACCGGTGCCGCCAACATACTGCTGTTGATGTGTTACATCGTGCTGGTTGCTATCTACGCCTATGCCTTTGGCAGCTATGGTGCCAGCGTGTTCCCCGCCGATCAGAATAACTTCTGGCAACATACACTGGTCAGTGGTGTCATCATCGGCTTATGCCTTCTCAATATCGTCAGCACCGAACTGGTGATCCGTTCGGAGAACTTCTTTAACGGCGTCAAAATGGTCCTGCTGGCGATATTCGTCGTGGCCGGTCTGCTGACACCCATGGACTGGACGCGGCTCGGTCCGGAAAACTATGTCTCCCCCGTCGGCCTCATTGCCGGAGCCATGCTCATTTTCCTGAACTATGAAGGCTTCGAATTAATCGCCAATGCTTCCAATGACGTGGCCAACCCGAAGAAAACCCTACCTGTAGCCTACCTCGGTGGAATCTTTGTGGTGATGGTGATCTATGTATTGATCGTGGGAGTCGTGGTTGGACACATGAGTTTCGCCGAAGTCGGAAAAGTGAGCGATCGCGCGCTATCGGTGGCGGCAACCCGCATTGCAGGCACCCCCGGCTTCATCGCAATTTTGATTGCAGCACTTCTGGCCACCAGCTCTGCCATCAACGCGACCTTCTACGGCACAGGCCGCCTAACGTATATCATTGCCAAGACAGGCGAACTGCCAACAGAGCTCGAACGTTCGATTCGCGGCCAGCACCTGGAAGGTACTCTGATCTCAGCTTTCCTCGCATTACTCGTAGCGAACTTTGTCCCCCTGGAAGCGATCGCCACGATGGGCAGTGCCGGGTTCCTCTTGATCTTTCTCGCCGTCAACCTCGCCAATGTCCGACTGGCAAAACAGACAAACAGCCACGTCTGGCTCTCTGGTTTAGCGGCACTCAGCACAGCGGTGGCACTGATTGTTTTGTGCATCAAGGTTGACGAAAACCCGGCCACCCGCAACCACCTCTGGATCCTGGTTGGAATGATCGTCGCTTCGCTACTCATCGAATTCTATTACCGTAGTATCACGGGACGCAAGATTCACCTGATCCGACACCATAAACATCATCACAGCCAGTGA
- a CDS encoding arylsulfatase, which yields MRLQMCQLRSLILSALAVTISLAIAVPAHARQKKPNILLIVSDDTGYGDLGPYGGGVGRGMPTPNIDKMARAGMTFFSFYAQPSCTPGRAAMQTGRIPNRSGMTTVSFPGQGGGLPKEEWTLASILKQANYRTYFTGKWHLGEADHALPNAHGYDVMEHCFLYHLNAYTYGDPERFPDMDFKLRLMFNLVTKGSLSGKAGEAPRQDWKVVGEYIDTPEKGFVGVPYLDQYVEQSGLKFLEDAAQHPDQPFFINVNFMKNHQPNLPAPEFKHKSISKTRYADSIVELDTRIGNLMNKLKELELEQDTLVFFTTDNGAWQDVYPDAGYTPFRGTKGTVREGGSRVPAIAVWPGKIKDGVRNHDILGGLDLMATFASLAGLELPEKDRAGEPICFDSYDMSPALFGTGKSKRNSWFYFTENELAPGAARVGNYKAVFNLRGDGGQATGGQAVDTNLGWKGPEKYVATVPQVFDLLQDPQERYDIFMNNYTERTWTLVTFNAVIRNLLQSYVDYPPRKMQSKIYHGPITLTDFHKFKFIRDALKEEGMKFSLPFGK from the coding sequence ATGAGACTTCAAATGTGCCAGTTACGCTCCCTGATTCTGTCGGCGCTGGCAGTCACCATCAGTCTGGCGATCGCCGTCCCCGCACACGCGCGACAGAAAAAACCGAACATCCTGCTCATCGTCTCCGACGACACCGGCTACGGTGACCTGGGCCCCTACGGCGGTGGTGTCGGCCGCGGCATGCCCACCCCTAATATCGACAAAATGGCCCGCGCAGGCATGACCTTCTTCTCCTTCTACGCGCAGCCCAGCTGTACCCCCGGTCGCGCCGCCATGCAGACCGGACGCATCCCCAACCGCAGCGGGATGACCACCGTCTCCTTCCCCGGACAGGGGGGCGGACTCCCCAAAGAGGAATGGACGCTCGCCTCGATCCTCAAACAGGCCAACTACCGCACGTACTTCACCGGAAAATGGCACCTGGGAGAAGCCGACCACGCTCTGCCCAATGCACACGGCTATGACGTGATGGAGCACTGCTTCCTCTACCACCTCAACGCCTACACCTATGGTGATCCAGAGCGGTTCCCCGACATGGATTTCAAGCTGCGGCTGATGTTCAATCTCGTTACGAAAGGGTCCCTCTCAGGCAAAGCGGGAGAGGCGCCCAGGCAGGACTGGAAAGTCGTCGGTGAATACATCGACACGCCGGAAAAGGGATTCGTCGGCGTCCCCTATCTCGATCAGTACGTCGAACAGTCGGGTCTGAAGTTTCTGGAAGACGCCGCCCAACATCCCGATCAGCCCTTTTTCATCAACGTCAACTTCATGAAAAACCACCAGCCCAACCTGCCGGCTCCCGAATTCAAACACAAATCCATCTCCAAAACCAGATACGCCGATTCCATCGTCGAACTCGACACACGCATCGGCAACCTCATGAACAAACTCAAAGAACTCGAACTGGAGCAGGACACGCTGGTCTTCTTCACTACCGACAACGGCGCCTGGCAGGACGTCTATCCTGACGCCGGCTACACACCGTTTCGCGGTACCAAAGGCACCGTCCGCGAAGGGGGCAGCCGGGTCCCCGCCATCGCGGTCTGGCCGGGTAAGATCAAAGACGGCGTCCGCAATCACGATATCCTCGGCGGCCTGGATCTCATGGCTACTTTCGCTTCCCTCGCCGGTCTGGAACTTCCGGAAAAAGATCGCGCAGGCGAACCGATTTGCTTCGACAGCTACGACATGTCACCCGCCCTGTTTGGCACAGGCAAGTCGAAACGGAATTCCTGGTTTTACTTCACGGAAAATGAACTCGCCCCCGGTGCCGCTCGTGTCGGCAATTATAAAGCCGTCTTCAATCTCCGGGGGGATGGCGGCCAGGCGACAGGCGGCCAGGCCGTCGATACCAACCTCGGCTGGAAAGGACCGGAGAAGTATGTCGCCACCGTTCCACAGGTCTTTGACCTGCTGCAGGACCCGCAGGAACGCTATGACATTTTCATGAATAACTACACGGAACGTACCTGGACCCTGGTGACCTTCAATGCCGTCATCCGGAACCTGCTGCAGAGTTACGTCGACTATCCGCCACGCAAAATGCAGAGCAAAATCTATCACGGACCGATCACCCTGACGGATTTCCACAAATTTAAATTTATCAGGGATGCCCTCAAAGAGGAAGGCATGAAATTTTCGCTCCCTTTCGGCAAATGA
- a CDS encoding PP2C family protein-serine/threonine phosphatase — MRILVGWDNPQECELISMYLGVSENEVRICATPEEFLQQAATQDEWDIILMSITSPDPQTAYDNFEQVRQQHLDTPIVGACPGQDTFHLARFLTAGMRAYIIRDDGGDFMFLMEVTLESVVNSVKAERERFVAERLREEVESVRKLQESIIPTNILSPDRFDVTARYESSQIRVFGGQPVTLAGGDYYDVFMLDDENLVLLVGDASGHGMKACMSIMTMHTLVGMIRSNRYLDTAAFVKDVNNRLCEQAVVNDDGGFITLLYGILNSRTNEFQWTSAGAPIPIVHELETNQIYELGTLDDGGLPLGIVPDVDYDVHTSKIPPDSRLLIFTDGLAEAFPGEKEQFGEFGIPGIMQSLQESRSTCLESALENLFRDSNAFTDGSGRHDDTSVVLLGRKN, encoded by the coding sequence ATGCGAATTCTTGTAGGGTGGGATAATCCCCAGGAGTGTGAGCTGATCTCCATGTATCTGGGGGTGAGTGAGAATGAAGTCAGAATCTGTGCGACGCCGGAGGAGTTCCTCCAGCAGGCAGCGACACAGGATGAATGGGACATCATTCTGATGTCGATTACGAGCCCTGATCCTCAGACGGCGTATGACAACTTTGAGCAGGTGCGACAACAGCATCTGGATACGCCGATCGTGGGGGCGTGCCCCGGCCAGGATACGTTTCATCTCGCCCGCTTTCTGACGGCGGGGATGCGGGCTTACATCATCCGCGATGACGGCGGTGATTTCATGTTCCTGATGGAAGTGACGCTGGAAAGCGTGGTGAATTCGGTCAAAGCGGAACGCGAGCGGTTTGTGGCAGAGCGACTGCGTGAAGAGGTGGAGTCGGTGCGGAAGCTGCAGGAATCGATCATTCCGACGAACATTCTATCCCCGGATCGATTTGATGTGACTGCGCGGTATGAATCTTCACAGATCCGCGTGTTTGGCGGACAGCCTGTGACGCTGGCTGGTGGCGACTATTACGATGTTTTCATGCTGGACGATGAGAATCTGGTGCTGCTGGTGGGGGACGCCTCGGGGCATGGGATGAAAGCCTGCATGTCGATCATGACGATGCATACGCTGGTGGGGATGATCCGTTCGAATCGTTACCTGGATACCGCGGCGTTCGTGAAGGATGTGAATAACCGGTTGTGCGAACAGGCGGTCGTGAATGATGACGGTGGTTTTATCACGCTGCTGTACGGGATTCTGAATTCCCGGACGAATGAATTTCAATGGACGTCTGCAGGGGCGCCAATTCCAATTGTGCACGAGCTGGAAACGAACCAGATTTATGAGCTCGGCACACTGGATGATGGCGGGTTGCCTCTGGGGATTGTTCCGGATGTGGACTACGACGTGCATACGTCAAAAATTCCGCCCGACAGTCGGCTGCTGATTTTTACCGATGGTCTGGCGGAAGCATTTCCCGGCGAGAAGGAGCAGTTCGGCGAATTCGGCATTCCGGGAATCATGCAGTCTCTGCAGGAATCTCGCTCGACCTGCCTGGAGTCGGCACTGGAGAATCTGTTTCGGGATTCGAATGCATTTACGGACGGTTCAGGAAGACATGACGACACATCTGTTGTGTTATTGGGACGAAAAAACTAG
- a CDS encoding DUF695 domain-containing protein, which produces MNEQPPEQEWLTATAVEEGVTVLFRLLPHVPLGIKTSDYPDRVEIVWPYQSENESKLPGPLDREQMSHFEELLVNLWGENGLGHLTMLITGNQVCHWQWYVRNEEEALAIFNKAVEELPTLPIQIHSQHDPDWHAYSDFMHQVRKSN; this is translated from the coding sequence TTGAACGAGCAGCCACCCGAACAGGAATGGCTCACTGCGACCGCAGTCGAAGAAGGCGTGACCGTATTGTTTCGTCTGCTCCCCCACGTCCCGCTGGGCATCAAGACCAGTGATTATCCGGACCGCGTGGAGATCGTCTGGCCTTACCAGTCAGAGAACGAAAGCAAGCTCCCCGGTCCCCTCGATCGGGAGCAGATGAGCCACTTCGAAGAACTGCTCGTCAACCTCTGGGGGGAAAACGGTCTGGGACACCTCACAATGCTCATCACGGGAAACCAGGTCTGTCACTGGCAGTGGTACGTTCGGAACGAGGAAGAAGCACTCGCCATCTTCAACAAAGCGGTGGAAGAACTCCCCACGCTGCCGATCCAGATTCACTCCCAGCACGACCCCGACTGGCACGCCTATTCTGATTTCATGCATCAAGTCAGGAAAAGCAACTAA
- a CDS encoding arylsulfatase: protein MKHLALPFRSFLLPFLAVITILVIALPAQAQQKKPNILFIVSDDTGYGDLGPYGGGVGRGMPTPNIDRMAQEGMTFFSFYAQPSCTPGRAAMQTGRIPNRSGMTTVAFQGQGGGLPKAEWTLASVLKQAGYQTYFTGKWHLGESDYALPNAHGYDEMEHCFLYHCNAYTYGDPNWFPDMKPDLRAMFDRVTKGSLSGKAGEAPKQDWKVNGQYVDTPEKGVVGIPFMDKYVEKSGLKFLEQAAQNPDQPFFININFMKVHQPNLPAPEFKHKSLSKSKYADSVVELDTRIGNIMDKLRELGLDKNTLVFYTTDNGAWQDVYPDAGYTPFRGTKGTVREGGNRVPAIAIWPGKIKAGVRNHDILGGLDLMATFASVAGIKLPENDREGKPIYFDSLDMTPILTGTGECPRESWFYFTENELTPGAARVNNYKAVFNLRGDDGSTTGGLAVDTNLGWKGPNKYVATVPQIFDLWQDPQERYDIFMNNYTERTWTLVTFNAEISKLMKTYVKYPPRKLQSEVYTGPLTLTEYQRFKFVRDALKNEGISLPLPTGN, encoded by the coding sequence ATGAAACATCTTGCTCTTCCATTTCGCTCATTCCTTCTGCCCTTCCTGGCAGTCATCACCATCCTGGTGATCGCCCTCCCGGCACAGGCCCAGCAGAAAAAACCCAATATTCTGTTCATCGTCTCCGACGACACCGGTTACGGTGACCTGGGTCCCTATGGAGGTGGGGTCGGTCGTGGCATGCCCACTCCCAACATCGACCGCATGGCCCAGGAAGGGATGACTTTCTTTTCCTTTTACGCACAACCCAGTTGCACCCCCGGTCGGGCCGCAATGCAGACCGGCCGCATCCCCAACCGCAGCGGGATGACAACCGTCGCCTTCCAGGGACAGGGGGGTGGACTCCCCAAGGCTGAATGGACACTCGCCTCGGTCCTCAAACAGGCCGGCTACCAGACCTACTTCACGGGTAAATGGCACTTGGGAGAATCTGATTATGCCCTTCCCAATGCACATGGTTACGATGAGATGGAGCATTGCTTCCTCTATCACTGCAATGCCTACACTTACGGTGACCCGAACTGGTTCCCTGATATGAAACCAGATCTGCGGGCCATGTTCGACCGCGTTACTAAAGGGTCGCTGTCAGGCAAAGCAGGGGAAGCTCCCAAACAGGACTGGAAAGTCAATGGACAGTATGTCGACACACCTGAAAAAGGAGTCGTAGGCATCCCGTTCATGGACAAGTACGTCGAAAAGTCAGGATTGAAGTTTCTGGAACAGGCAGCCCAAAATCCGGATCAGCCTTTCTTTATCAATATCAATTTCATGAAGGTCCACCAGCCAAACTTGCCAGCACCGGAATTCAAACACAAATCACTCTCCAAATCCAAGTACGCTGATTCGGTTGTCGAACTCGACACGCGGATCGGTAACATCATGGACAAACTCCGTGAACTCGGCCTCGATAAAAATACCCTCGTCTTTTACACAACTGACAACGGCGCCTGGCAGGACGTCTATCCCGATGCCGGCTACACACCATTTCGAGGAACGAAAGGCACAGTCCGCGAAGGGGGCAACCGCGTCCCTGCTATCGCAATCTGGCCCGGAAAAATCAAAGCCGGCGTCCGTAACCACGACATTCTCGGCGGCCTGGATCTGATGGCCACTTTCGCCTCTGTTGCCGGAATTAAACTGCCCGAAAATGATCGCGAAGGCAAACCCATCTACTTCGACAGTCTCGACATGACCCCCATCCTGACCGGAACGGGCGAATGCCCCCGGGAGTCCTGGTTCTACTTCACCGAAAATGAACTGACTCCTGGAGCAGCCCGCGTCAACAATTACAAAGCCGTTTTCAACCTTCGGGGAGATGACGGATCAACCACGGGAGGTCTGGCCGTCGATACCAACCTGGGCTGGAAAGGCCCCAACAAATATGTCGCAACCGTTCCCCAGATCTTCGATCTCTGGCAGGATCCTCAGGAACGCTACGATATCTTCATGAATAACTACACTGAACGGACCTGGACACTGGTGACATTTAACGCCGAAATCAGCAAACTGATGAAAACTTACGTCAAGTATCCACCGCGGAAACTGCAAAGTGAAGTCTATACCGGACCACTCACGCTGACCGAATACCAGCGGTTCAAATTTGTCAGGGACGCTTTGAAAAACGAAGGCATCAGTCTGCCGCTGCCCACTGGCAACTGA
- a CDS encoding bestrophin family ion channel, with protein MAADAELNLSFIEKKLGTVGRIAYYAGLVGLYSLIPLIKNDLGAIAGGFLEGLGVHPERIVEIEEFGDFSSSLHGIIGLVLGLLLVFRTNSSYARWWEARKLWGKLVNISRNMAIKFRELTNFTKQELRELADLLVAFPEALRDHLREDDDFSMFPELEQIDPPPRHIPAYIADLIYRRVIGWKRTGMIDGDELRIIDSETRELMEICGACERIRRTRLSPSYRTFVRHCITLYLLTLPWGLVEEFKFWTVPMTVIMAYFMIGIEVIAHSVEEPFGLDEDDLDLDGLCITIRSTVNEILDRFGSQEQTQE; from the coding sequence ATGGCAGCTGATGCAGAGCTGAATCTTTCGTTTATCGAGAAAAAGCTGGGGACCGTCGGGCGTATTGCTTACTATGCAGGTCTCGTGGGGCTGTATAGCCTGATCCCGCTGATCAAGAATGATTTAGGTGCAATCGCCGGGGGTTTTTTAGAAGGTCTTGGCGTACATCCTGAGCGAATTGTTGAGATTGAAGAGTTTGGTGACTTCTCTTCCAGCCTACACGGGATCATCGGCCTGGTGCTGGGTTTGCTGCTGGTCTTTCGGACGAACAGCTCCTATGCCCGCTGGTGGGAAGCGCGTAAACTGTGGGGCAAGCTGGTTAACATCAGCCGCAATATGGCGATCAAATTTCGCGAGCTGACGAACTTCACCAAGCAGGAACTAAGAGAACTTGCAGATCTGCTTGTCGCCTTTCCGGAAGCATTACGGGATCACCTGCGTGAGGATGACGACTTCTCGATGTTTCCGGAACTGGAACAGATCGATCCGCCTCCGCGTCACATTCCGGCTTACATCGCGGACCTGATTTACCGCAGAGTGATTGGCTGGAAGCGTACGGGTATGATTGATGGTGACGAGCTGCGAATCATCGATTCGGAGACCCGTGAGCTGATGGAGATCTGTGGGGCGTGCGAGCGGATTCGTCGTACGCGACTGTCTCCTTCGTACCGGACATTCGTCAGGCACTGTATTACGCTTTACCTGTTAACGCTCCCCTGGGGCCTGGTGGAAGAGTTTAAATTCTGGACAGTGCCGATGACAGTGATCATGGCTTACTTCATGATCGGGATTGAAGTGATCGCACACTCTGTGGAAGAGCCGTTCGGCCTGGATGAAGACGACCTGGATCTGGATGGTCTGTGCATTACGATCCGGTCGACGGTGAATGAAATCCTGGATCGGTTCGGTTCGCAGGAGCAGACTCAAGAGTAG
- a CDS encoding DUF1501 domain-containing protein has product MSRRTSEFCDGISRRSVIKAGLTGLMGLSLPEILRLKAQAASTNGRAQDDTAIIFLELAGGPTQHETYDPKPNAPSDYRGPLNPISTSVPGVQFSEFMKEQAQVMDKLAVIRSIHHNSGSHRTSSHLTQTGYYLRDRQSNENEMPSIGCITSKVRGSNEQGIPAYVSLPRDMRFGRAAWLGKGYNPFITARDADRKNFEVPNLTLLRGLTSERLKDRKQLLKGFDATREIIDNNGVGDAMDQFTREAFEMVAGDAARNAFDISQEDEATRDRYGRNSFGQNILLARRLVEHGVTVASVRVTGPSWDDHRDLVKRMKQKAIPYDRAFAALVEDLHARGIDKKVMVVAMGEFGRTPKFNKNAGRDHWGRVMSVALAGGGIRTGQVIGASDAEGGTPVDAPYRPENVLAMLYRHLGIDPSTTFLDHSGRPRYILERRELISELI; this is encoded by the coding sequence ATGTCTCGACGAACCTCTGAATTTTGTGATGGAATCTCGCGACGCTCAGTCATCAAAGCAGGTCTGACCGGCCTGATGGGGCTGTCTCTCCCTGAAATTTTGCGTCTCAAGGCCCAGGCTGCCTCGACGAACGGACGCGCGCAGGACGATACGGCGATCATCTTTCTGGAACTGGCGGGGGGACCGACTCAGCATGAGACATACGATCCGAAACCCAATGCACCTTCCGATTATCGTGGCCCGCTGAATCCGATCAGCACCTCTGTCCCGGGCGTGCAGTTCAGTGAGTTCATGAAAGAGCAGGCACAGGTGATGGATAAGCTGGCGGTCATTCGCTCGATTCATCACAATTCGGGCAGCCATCGGACCAGCAGTCACCTGACGCAGACCGGGTATTATCTGCGCGATCGACAGAGTAACGAAAACGAAATGCCGAGCATCGGCTGTATTACCTCCAAGGTCCGCGGCAGTAACGAACAGGGAATTCCCGCGTATGTTTCACTGCCCCGCGATATGCGATTTGGTCGCGCTGCCTGGCTGGGGAAGGGGTATAACCCGTTCATCACCGCCCGCGATGCAGACCGGAAGAACTTTGAGGTGCCCAACCTGACGCTGTTACGCGGTCTGACTTCAGAACGTCTCAAAGACCGCAAGCAGTTGCTGAAGGGCTTTGACGCCACACGCGAAATCATCGACAACAACGGCGTAGGCGATGCCATGGATCAGTTCACCCGGGAAGCCTTCGAGATGGTGGCCGGCGATGCGGCGCGGAATGCCTTTGATATCTCCCAGGAAGATGAGGCGACGCGCGACCGTTACGGCAGGAACTCCTTCGGCCAGAATATTCTGCTGGCCCGCCGCCTGGTGGAACACGGGGTGACCGTGGCTTCGGTTCGGGTGACCGGCCCGAGTTGGGACGATCATCGTGATCTGGTCAAACGAATGAAGCAGAAAGCGATTCCCTACGACCGCGCCTTCGCGGCACTCGTGGAAGATCTGCACGCCCGCGGGATCGATAAAAAAGTGATGGTGGTGGCGATGGGCGAATTCGGGCGGACCCCGAAATTCAACAAGAACGCGGGCCGCGATCACTGGGGACGTGTGATGAGCGTCGCTTTAGCGGGCGGCGGCATCAGAACCGGCCAGGTGATTGGCGCCTCCGATGCAGAAGGTGGGACGCCGGTCGACGCGCCGTATCGTCCTGAGAATGTGCTGGCGATGCTCTATCGCCACCTGGGCATCGATCCCTCGACCACGTTCCTGGATCACAGTGGCCGCCCGCGGTACATCCTGGAACGCCGGGAGTTGATCAGCGAGCTGATTTGA
- a CDS encoding HAD family hydrolase, protein MRFQSHRRLLTVVLFLTCCAYQLHAADPLPSWNESAAKQNIIQFVEKVTSRDSPDYVPPELRIATFDNDGTLWTEKPQYFQVFFAIDRVKALAPQHPEWKTEEPFASVLRGDYKTAFAGGEAAVLKMVIATHSGMTTTEFEKIVNEWSKTARHPKTGRLFTQMVYQPMLELLAYMRANGFKTFIVSGGGIEFMRPWTERVYGIPPQQVVGSSVKTKFEMREDGPVLIRLPEINFIDDKAGKPVGINSHIGLRPIAAFGNSDGDIQMLEWATGTSGARFALLVHHTDAKREYAYNVGAVQALKDASEKGWTVVNMKDDWKVIYPPLKK, encoded by the coding sequence ATGAGATTTCAGTCACATCGTCGATTACTGACCGTCGTTCTTTTTCTGACTTGCTGTGCATATCAGTTACACGCTGCTGACCCGCTCCCCTCCTGGAACGAATCTGCCGCCAAACAGAACATCATCCAGTTCGTCGAAAAGGTGACCTCCAGGGATTCTCCCGATTACGTCCCTCCGGAACTCCGCATCGCCACCTTCGACAACGATGGCACCCTCTGGACCGAAAAACCGCAGTACTTCCAGGTTTTCTTTGCCATCGATCGGGTCAAAGCCCTCGCCCCCCAGCATCCGGAATGGAAAACGGAGGAACCCTTCGCTTCAGTTCTCAGGGGTGATTACAAAACCGCCTTCGCCGGGGGAGAAGCAGCCGTCCTGAAAATGGTTATTGCCACACACAGCGGCATGACCACCACCGAATTTGAAAAGATCGTCAACGAGTGGAGCAAAACCGCCCGGCATCCGAAAACCGGACGTCTCTTCACCCAGATGGTTTATCAACCCATGCTCGAACTGCTGGCCTACATGCGTGCCAACGGCTTCAAAACCTTCATCGTCTCGGGAGGCGGAATCGAATTCATGCGGCCGTGGACCGAACGAGTTTACGGCATCCCCCCCCAGCAGGTGGTCGGCAGCAGTGTCAAAACGAAATTTGAAATGCGTGAAGATGGTCCCGTGCTGATTCGTCTGCCGGAAATCAATTTCATTGACGACAAAGCCGGCAAACCGGTTGGCATCAACTCGCATATCGGCCTGCGTCCCATCGCCGCCTTCGGGAACTCCGATGGTGACATCCAGATGCTCGAATGGGCCACCGGTACATCCGGTGCCCGCTTCGCACTGCTCGTGCATCACACCGATGCCAAACGTGAATACGCCTACAATGTCGGTGCCGTACAGGCTCTGAAAGATGCCAGTGAAAAAGGCTGGACCGTTGTGAATATGAAGGACGACTGGAAAGTCATCTACCCGCCCCTCAAGAAATGA